ACGTTGCGGCTTCTCATTCGGTAACAGAGACTGGAGTCAGGTTTGGATAAAAACTCTACAAAAATCATCAATATCAACGAATAAAGTGGTTAAGTCAATGTGGCTTAATGTGTTCATGGTGAGGTCTCATAGATATTATAAATTAAGCGATACAACAGTTTATCATACTGCTTACGTC
This portion of the Gammaproteobacteria bacterium genome encodes:
- a CDS encoding hypothetical protein (Evidence 5 : Unknown function), yielding MVDSRTRCGFSFGNRDWSQVWIKTLQKSSISTNKVVKSMWLNVFMVRSHRYYKLSDTTVYHTAYVEFALVSVKQALIENNRIFRLL